Proteins co-encoded in one Dendropsophus ebraccatus isolate aDenEbr1 chromosome 9, aDenEbr1.pat, whole genome shotgun sequence genomic window:
- the FBXL19 gene encoding F-box/LRR-repeat protein 19 — MSGKGLGAARRRRTRCRKCEACVRSECGECNFCKDMKKFGGPGRMKQSCLKRQCTAPVLPHTAVCLLCGDAGKEDTAQDEEQKFNLSLMECTICNEIVHPGCIKMGKSEAVIDTEIPNCWECPRCVREGRTCKDPLDGSGKRRLDNREDAVRWKLTDDPAPGRKKPPDENQGHKRKKEKEPVQDAGVKKKVKSEKDKKIKKEPQAPTEPVPVSDRSHQREKIERFKQMCQMLERARSSTSSSSSDSDSDSDSKASRGSSDTGEGGEGRSSRISFSTSSEEDEDGGGSATDGQNGTRNGKQKSPRGNSREKENRRGGGGAVARKGTCGRNAVQALSRTQILKRPLVPSPPKPPPLQLERHVVRPPPHSPEPDSLPLDSGTDHVMQRGVWLAVFRHLGQKELCVCMRVCRTWNRWCCDRQLWTSIDLSRRKSITPPMLSGIVRRQPVRLDLSWTNISEKQLTWLIHRLQGLKELLLAGCTWMAVSSLWTTTFPCLSLLDLGWVQGMKTSHLRELLSPPSSDGKTGSDLRGRLPSLSELRLCGLEMGDSALRLLLRYTPRLHRLDLSHCIHLTDHGVHILTAATSPLRDSLTHLNLAGCNRLTDQSLAFFKRCPHLRQVDLRSCRLLTNEGFQRLLQDPPSESEGKPFQCVEEHVLSRES, encoded by the exons ATGTCGGGGAAGGGCCTGGGGGCTGCGCGGCGCAGGAGGACGCGCTGCCGGAAGTGCGAGGCCTGTGTGCGCAGCGAGTGCGGAGAGTGCAACTTCTGTAAGGACATGAAGAAGTTTGGGGGTCCCGGGCGGATGAAGCAGTCCTGTCTGAAGAGGCAGTGCACCGCG CCCGTTCTGCCGCACACGGCCGTCTGTCTTCTGTGCGGGGACGCTGGCAAGGAAGACACCGCTCAGGACGAGGAGCAGAAGTTTAACCTCTCCCTCATGGAATGTACCATATGCAACGAGATCGTCCACCCCGGCTGCATCAAG ATGGGTAAATCAGAAGCCGTCATCGACACGGAGATCCCCAACTGCTGGGAGTGTCCACGCTGTGTGAGGGAGGGCCGCACCTGTAAG GATCCACTGGATGGTTCAGGTAAACGGCGCTTGGACAACAGAGAAGATGCCGTACGGTGGAAACTGACGGATGACCCGGCCCCCGGCAGAAAGAAGCCGCCCGACGAGAACCAGGGACataagaggaagaaggagaaggaacCGGTGCAGGACGCGGGAGTCAAAAAGAAG GTGAAGTCAGAGAAAGACAAGAAGATCAAGAAG GAGCCGCAGGCGCCCACAGAACCGGTCCCGGTGTCGGATCGCTCCCACCAGCGAGAGAAGATCGAGCGCTTCAAGCAGATGTGTCAGATGTTGGAGCGGGCCCGCAGCAGCACCTCCAGCTCCAGCTCCGACTCCGATTCTGACTCTGACTCCAAGGCCTCCCGGGGAAGCAGCGACACCGGCGAGGGGGGAGAGGGGCGGTCATCCCGGATCAGCTTCAGCACCAGCTCCGAGGAAGACGAGGACGGAGGAGGCTCAGCCACAGACGGACAAAATGGCACCAGGAACGGCAAACAGAAATCTCCCCGGGGAAACAGCAGAGAGAAGGAGaaccggagaggagggggaggggcggtcGCCAGGAAAGGGACATGTGGTCGCAACGCGGTGCAGGCTTTATCCAGGACTCAGATACTAAAAAGGCCGCTGGTGCCATCTCCACctaaaccccctcccctccagctaGAGAGACACGTGGTACGACCCCCCCCGCACAGCCCTGAACCAGACTCTCTGCCATTGGACAGTGGAACGGACCATGTAATGCAGAGGGGGGTCTGGCTGGCCGTTTTTAGGCATTTGGGACAAAAAGAGCTATGCGTCTGTATGCGGGTGTGCCGGACCTGGAACCGGTG GTGTTGTGATCGGCAGCTGTGGACGTCCATCGACCTGAGTAGAAGAAAATCAATCACCCCTCCTATGCTAAGTGGTATAGTCCGCAGGCAACCAGTCCGACTAGACCTCAGCTGGACCAACATATCAGAAAAACAGCTGACGTGGCTGATCCACCGACTGCAGg GACTGAAGGAGCTGCTGCTGGCCGGATGCACATGGATGGCGGTCTCCTCGCTCTGGACCACCACATTCCCCTGTCTGTCTTTACTTGACCTCGGCTGGGTACAAGGGATGAAAACCTCGCACCTCCGAGAGCTGCTCTCCCCTCCAAGCTCAGATGGCAAAACAG GATCTGACCTCCGGGGGCGCCTGCCTTCCCTGTCAGAGCTGCGCCTGTGCGGTCTTGAGATGGGGGACTCCGCCCTGCGCCTGCTGCTTAGATACACTCCTCGTCTTCACCGCCTGGACCTTAGTCACTGCATCCATCTGACCGATCACGGGGTCCACATCCTGACCGCAGCCACCTCTCCACTAAGGGACAGCCTCACTCACCTCAACCTCGCAG GGTGTAATCGACTGACGGACCAATCTCTGGCCTTCTTCAAGCGCTGCCCCCACCTACGACAAGTCGATCTGCGCTCCTGCCGCCTCCTCACCAACGAAGGCTTTCAGCGTCTGCTCCAAGATCCACCTTCCGAATCCGAGGGGAAACCTTTCCAGTGTGTGGAGGAGCACGTGCTGAGCCGCGAGAGCTAG